CTTCTGGATCGCTGTGTTGTTTGTCAACGAACCGGAAAGTACCGTTGATGGATCCAGGGCCCTCCTGGTGGCCTATACATTCTATGCCATCTCGGTTCTGGCCACCATCTACAACTTGGTCACCATTGGGGTGGAGCGCTACTTGGCGGTGGCCCAAAGCCTGAAGATGAGGTGTCGGGTGACCAGAAACCAGACTTTAGCTGTTGCGTTGGTTATTTGGGTGCTTGCTGCCATCTTGGGTTTCATGCCCCTGATGGGATGGAATTGCCTGGGTAAGAAGTGGACCTCTGCCCTTTACAGCCCTCTTTGCATTGATTATCTCATCTTCATCACTGCCCCTCACAGTGTTGTGGCcttcatcctgcctttcttcaccTACCTCAGCATCATTAGGTTTTTGAGAAAACAGAAGATGACAATGGGAGCCTTGGGGCAATCTCTTACTACCTATAGATTGGCTGAAATTCAGGTTGTTAGGACAGGCATCTTCATTTGGCTCTTAGCTCTCATCTCTTACGCACCCTTCTTTGTGGGGGTTATCTTCGATGCAGTCACTTGCCAGAACCCCAGAAAACTAACCCCAAGCGTCTATGTATTCCGAAACCTGACAGCCATTTTGGTCACCATGAACTCTCTGGGGAACCCCATCGTGTACACTCTGAAAATGAAAAAGTTGGGAGACAGGCTCAAGGTTTTGAAGTGCTCCTCCAACAATCGCATTGAGCCATTGGGGATATGTAACCTTGCTTGATATGGTACAAACTGGATCCATTCTGGTGAGCTCTCCATCGGGGCTCTTGGAATTCCCACCTTGGCATGACTGGAATCTCTTTCTGGGGATCTATGTGGACAATGTGTTGCAGGGAACTGGATTCAACGGTGTTGCTCAGCTTCAACATCAGGATGGGTGGACAGTTCCCCAGCTCGTTAGGAACGGGAAAATTAATTTTTGCCCTCTGATTGGCAACTAGACTTTGTGACAAAAAAAATGGTAGGATTCAGGGAAAAGATTCTTCAAGGCAAAAAATAAAGAGCACTTCTTGTGAAATAAGTGAGACTTTAAATTGTAGACACTCAATCAGTGGTTTAAATGATGTCCAGGCTCAACTGTGCTAATGGTTTCCCCATGTACCAGTCTGGTTCAGTGAATGTTTACTCAGTCATGagtcctactgatttcagtgtgacttactcccaagtaagctgTGGGGGCTCTCTCCACCTTGGCTCCTTCCCATGGTGGGAGCTTCATGTCAAAAGGGGGACTGGAATTACATGCCCTCTGGCACTCGGTTACATTCAATGACGGAGGAGGTAGGTGGGCTGCTGTAGGGTGATTTATTATGGGCTCAATGTACATGGCGCAAAGTGACGACACAAGGGAAGGTGGAGAGTCTTAAGTCTCATCCCTGCCGGACACCAATCCCTGCTTGGTCTTGGGACGGTTTGCCACTTGAGTCACTGTGAGTAGGTAGTGATCTGTGGTCCTGTGGGTGTTGGTACTGGGACAATGGCCCAGGGCTTCCTTGCTTCCACTGGACTGCTCTGGCATCTTCTTCCCTTTGCTGACACCCCCAGTTCCCCTTTTGTTTGCTCTTCCGCTCCAACCTTCACCCCTCTGTTGCTCCTTGCCCCGGTGTATCGACACCTTCTCTCTCATCTCCTTTGCTCCGTCTCTGTGTCTCCAGCTTCCTCACCCTTCCAtcacctccttctccctcttcttctctcctttcccctcctttgAAGCCTCCTGCCCTGCTGCCTTCATCCCAATTGGCCAGCTGCACCACCATCCTTATGAGACATCTGGACTTTGCTTTTTAATATACTTCCACTCGAATAGCTTAGTGCAGTAATTCACAAGTTGTGGGCCAGTACACCCTAGTGTGAAATAAATCCTGGTAGTTGTCATCAAAAGTAAGGAAGTTGAAAGTTGAACGATTCCATCACCTGGGCTGCAGCCCCAGTTTGACTCTCTGGTTCAGTCCTGGCCCATACATGAACTTTCAAAAGTGGTTTACCAGCCAGCTCAGACACTTTGAACCAGTTTAGAAATACATTTAACATAGCGTAATAGCAAAAAAACTCTTGCTTGTAAGGCATAACTCTATAGAATGAGACACCTATCTGAATGGAGAAAaagtatgcttttttaaaaaaatcacttattTTTGAATTTTCTAAAAGGGTTTTACAAatgaaacagaattttttttaacacccaGCAAAATAAACATGATTTATACCATTGCAAACTGAATGCCTGATTACTGGAACTCTTCTTGAGTTTAGAGGTTCAGTTCAGTTTCAAGGCAACCAAAAGACCAGATGTTTGTGATCAGCTCTGAAAATCCCTCTCTGAACTAGTTTTGGGGTTTCAGTTTGGTTTGACTGCAGACGATCAGTCAATCAATGGCTTGTATGAGACCAACCTATCCACCTGGAGAAGGCGCTGCTTATAATGTCTCTGGTTGACTCTCTGTTCTAGCTTTGCCCTCTTCTGTGTGTGGCAGGTAATCCTGACATATCTTTGCAGAGGACTGGATTAGATCATTCAGTCAATCCCAAGGCAAAGACACAGCAAAATGACTTGTGCTCAGAAGAGGCTGCCCACTAAAGGCTGTATGAGTTGTTGTTCTGAACTGCTTTTCATCCAGTCAGGAGGCCCTCCCAGATCAGTGACTCTTACAGGGAACTGAGCTCCTTGGTAGATGAGAAGCTCTTGCCCTTAACACAGCCCTACAGAGGCACTCCTAAATACTGACTCGACTGCAGGTGTTTCCTATAAATGAAACTGCCCTCTTTATTAATTTAAATTGCATGCCCTCCATCCACGCAAGGGACTCTCAACTTAAAACAGCAACACCAGGGAGAAAGAGGGATAGAGTaggaacaggggacatccactaaaattgagtgtcaggagtgccagtgtgtaattagtctgtggaacgcctttccacgggatgtggtgatggcatctggcctagatgcctttaaaaggggactggacaggtttctagaagaaaagtccatcacatatCACAAGATGTGATGGGtttgtgtaacctcctggttttagaaataggctacctcagaatgtcagatgcaagggattgtttccttgtgtgtgctccctgaggtaccactgtaagaaacaggaagctggactaggtgggcctttggcctgatccagcagggctcttctgatgttcttaaggaTAAATTTTGGAAGAACGGGATTATTTCACTGACACAAATTTTGACTTAGTTAcagcaagaaggaaggcccaagaGGCAGAATAATCCATGTGATGGGCCCAAGCTTGTGAGCTGAGAAGTCCTCAGTTCACATCACTTTTCAGTCTCAGCCTTcctagctgcaatatgggaataataatactgtgCTTTCTTACAGGATTGCAACAAGATAATAGATGTAAAGCACTCTGCACACTAGAATGTGCTCTGAATGTTCAGCACTGGTATTATTGTAAGTGCCATCCAGATACACGGTGGCTTATTAAGAGTGAGAGGATAGGTCTCTGCCCCGAGAGGCTTACAACCTAGAAACAAAAATCAccagggagacaacagagaaCAGAGAAATGGAGGCAGTGGGAGACAAGATATGAATAATATTGGCATATTACATTAATTATGGATATATGATTTAATAATTTAATCAATGGATGattcttattttcttttgcttAGGTCTCTTTGGATCTCCTTGTTCTTTTTTACacacaaataaaatacattttggaaaaaaaaaatattattctttAAATTAATTCAACCAGTCTTGTGTTTGCAAGGCTGCCCTACGCTACTGTTAGAAGCTTCCCTATGCACCCCAGGGAACTTTCTAGTTTTTTGGTTCTTCTTGGATTTTCACTTACCCTatagatttgttttaaaaatgtaatatgtTAAGATTTCCGTTCGCTTCAGGTTCGTGTTTGCATGCTGAGCAGTCACTTTTACATAACGCTGTAATGTAAGGAATTACATTCGGGATTGCGGCACCCAGTGTAAAAggctagcacgtcacccccatgatgggccatgatggcagtgggcgtggtggtgaatcattgccccgccccacatttgctataacatttgatagaatagggatatttcaatgtggtttgcttcattgcattctgcatgaaattctgcatcagatgacatataacatgagagtattattcaaacatatcaagattaaaaaaattttggccaggtGTCAAACACACActccctgtgcgcatcacccagtgcggcctgcaccccctagtgatgccacgaGTTGTACAGGAAGACTTACGGCTTAAGCGTTAATATAATCTAGTTGTCAGCTAATATAGGCAGCAAAGTCAGGGAAACTCTTAAGAGATTTGTTTCCCATCCCCTACCCCTCATAATGTTTGAAGCAACATGGAAGGTAGATTGTTTGCTTTGGTAGTGCAGCTGATTTATTTTCCTCCCTAACTGTAATTTTGTCTTTCAGTATCATTAACCTTTTGCTGAGAACGATCACACTGGCCAGATTTAATTAATTTTTCTGGCGCATCCGTGCGCAGGAGATGGCTGCGTCTCACAATGTTTACATATATTAAAACATCAGCATTTTATGGGCCTTGCCAGCCGACGTCAGAGGCAACCTAGGGAACAACAGGTTTTTGTATGTGTATTTCAAGCATAAATACATTCCTTTTGCTCCTTGCTCCAACCGCACGTCTATCACACCATTCCTGACCAGTTGCTTTCTTTTCCCCATGCAATCTCAAAACTAATTTCCTTTTACTAATTTACTAATGACTGTAAGAAGCAGCAGCTTTGGAGGG
The DNA window shown above is from Tiliqua scincoides isolate rTilSci1 chromosome 8, rTilSci1.hap2, whole genome shotgun sequence and carries:
- the LOC136659333 gene encoding lysophosphatidic acid receptor 1-A-like; the encoded protein is MRLVISLGVPQLIIAFVSVVFNVAVILTIIYSKELHKPIFVLFCNLAISDLLCSSSGFWIAVLFVNEPESTVDGSRALLVAYTFYAISVLATIYNLVTIGVERYLAVAQSLKMRCRVTRNQTLAVALVIWVLAAILGFMPLMGWNCLGKKWTSALYSPLCIDYLIFITAPHSVVAFILPFFTYLSIIRFLRKQKMTMGALGQSLTTYRLAEIQVVRTGIFIWLLALISYAPFFVGVIFDAVTCQNPRKLTPSVYVFRNLTAILVTMNSLGNPIVYTLKMKKLGDRLKVLKCSSNNRIEPLGICNLA